cgttttatttttggataagTTCCACGAGTTTGATTTCAAAGGATAATCTTATGGTTCCTTTCTTTTCGGGTTTCATCTTCTGCCTTTGATGTTCGTAATGGTGTTTGCACCTACAGGAAACTGTACTGCTTCAACTATCAATCTGGTGGACTTGAGCATTTCATGATGGTAAGTTTATATCCGTAACAGACATGCTCCAAAAGATTTTGGATGTTGGAAATTTGAAAGTTGCATTTGAGACAAACACATAACAGTAACTCACTAGAGTAATGAAGTCCCTTGTGTGTTATAATGTTTGATTCATCTGTTCTCCATTTTAGAGCTCAGATTAtcatcctctctctctctctcttaataCTTATCTTAGTTGTCTTTTATTAGACCTGGTTTCTGAATAGTTTATGCTTATGACAGGTGCATGAGAAGGATGTGATTGGTATAACACACCACCCGCATAGAAACCTCCTTGCTACCTATAGTGAAGATTGCACTATGAAGTTATGGAAGCCCTGAGTTTTCTCATCATCAAGTCTTGTTTTCTGTATGATTAGTCTGTCTTTATTTGATTTGCACTCTTCTCGGGTTAGAACTAGTGTAATGTGAAACCATCTTTGCAAAGATCTCAGCCATTTTGGGAACACTACCCACAGACTCTAAAACCAGCATTTCAGATTTTAAGACCGTTTCACCTGGCCTTGAGCCTTGTAGTAGTTTATTTAACAACGTGTCTCCTTCCTCTTTGACCTTCCCAGCCAGTCAACTCCCATATACTTTTTAGTCTTAGGAAAGAATAAAGTCAAgctcaaaaatatataaaaaaaaatgaaaacttgggaagttcaaaagaaacaaataatgatTCTCTTAACTTGATGAATTACTCACAGGTAAATTTACAAATGATGATACGCTAACTGCTTTCCCTAGAGACCATTACAACGGGCAAAGCAGTTCTTCTGGCAACTtattcaaaaggaaaattgtTTCTCTTAAcaaatctaagaaaatattataagaaaaaaagaggaagaataTAAGATcagaagaaatgaagaagagaaagtaaCTGTACTAGCCAGACTATTGCCATGTCCTTTTGAACCTACAAAAATaacagtaaaacaaaatacatcAAATCTATAAACTAAGATCAAATATATGAGATGGTgttgtgtaataaaaaaaaaacttactatGTAATCTCCCAAAAAAAATGGCAAGACACTAAGCTCCAAACCATGAGAAATCATCACCAAAACCACCATAGTCAAAGTCCAAGTCAGTCAATGGAGACAGAATGCCACTCTGATACTGAGGCAACTCACTCCCTGTTACACCGTCTTCATTTCCGAGTAAACCAAGGGGTTGAAGTACTCCTCCTGGGGCCTCCTCGAACCCACTGTTGTGAGGTGGTGCTTGTGTATTCATTTCTATCTGTGTATGGAGAATGTCGTCTTCCTGGTTATGTACAAACACTGCAGAGGGATTGTAGAAGTTGTACCCTGACCCAAATTGAAGCTCTTGGTTAGGGTTTGGTCCATAAAGCATTGGCCTTTCGTCTACAGGCATCATAGTTTGTTCATTAACAAGTGGAAGATAAGTATAGTTGTTATTGAACTCAGGAACCACTAGTTCCAGACCATTATCCTCTGGTCCTAAGGCAATATTTGGGTCGACAACATCGTCCTCTTGATGAGTACCGTTGATGTTATATTCTAGCAGAGGGGCATCAACATGATTCATATCAGGTAAGATGTTTCTTTGTTGAGCTTCAGGTTGTTCTTCCTCTTGTCGATTGACAGTTCCGGATCTAATTCGAGGTCTTTTCCTTCTGCGATGTTTCTCTGCTTTATCTTGATCTCTTACTGAATGTGAGATGGCTGTTGGTTGTTCTTTTTGAATCTGATTTCTTCTACTGTCTTTAGATGAAACTGAACCTGAAGCTTCCTCTGTCCCATCAACATCATAGTCACTGTCACTGTTGACCACAGGTTTCCTCCTGTCAGCGTTATTACCCCTACGATGTGTCTCAGTCACATTGGAGTTTCCATTGTCACTGCTAGGCTGCTGAATCAAAGATTCCTCTTGGTTCAAAACCGCCAACCAAATCGCACTCTCTTTAGCTGTCATCTTGTCCTGTAAACATTTCGACTGACGAACATGCCTCTTAATCTTTGCAATATCAGGTAACATATGATTGATCACTGCCGTTAAAACTCCAACCTTCCACATCTTCTTGAGATCATGAGGTTTTCGGTAAGGAGGACTCTGGCTTTTAGGCAGACCGAGTTTCACCCACCATTCTTCATTCCCCGTTGGCCACCAAGGCGGAGGCGTCCCTTTCTCCAACGGATACTTCCTTTGAGGAGGATCACAATGTTGCATCAAAGAAGATAACAAAGACCCTAAAGTAGCATCTTGCAAATCCTGGAGAACAAACTGTGAATTCCTATTCCCATCAGATTTCCCAAACGCTAAACACTCCTCTTCGTATTTAGCAATAGCAGCAGGACCGTTCTTATCAaacttcactttctctttccaCCAAGCTCTTATATTGTCAGAGGAACCACTCACAGGCTTGCCCTTTTCCGGTATTATACCATAGACAAACCCGCGAACTTTGCAGACTTCCATAAGCTTCAACATGTACTTAAGGATACCATCTTGAGCTCTAGACATTTTCTTCCTCTGAGCTTGATCAGAGATTTTCTTAGGTGTCTCCTTCGTTTGAGCTCCTTGAGAGCCAGCTTTTTGTCgctctttgattcttttaagCCTGACACGATCTTTCCACATCCGTCTCTCAAGGTC
This sequence is a window from Arabidopsis thaliana chromosome 1 sequence. Protein-coding genes within it:
- the EIL3 gene encoding ETHYLENE-INSENSITIVE3-like 3 codes for the protein MENEPDDLASDNVAEIDVSDEEIDADDLERRMWKDRVRLKRIKERQKAGSQGAQTKETPKKISDQAQRKKMSRAQDGILKYMLKLMEVCKVRGFVYGIIPEKGKPVSGSSDNIRAWWKEKVKFDKNGPAAIAKYEEECLAFGKSDGNRNSQFVLQDLQDATLGSLLSSLMQHCDPPQRKYPLEKGTPPPWWPTGNEEWWVKLGLPKSQSPPYRKPHDLKKMWKVGVLTAVINHMLPDIAKIKRHVRQSKCLQDKMTAKESAIWLAVLNQEESLIQQPSSDNGNSNVTETHRRGNNADRRKPVVNSDSDYDVDGTEEASGSVSSKDSRRNQIQKEQPTAISHSVRDQDKAEKHRRRKRPRIRSGTVNRQEEEQPEAQQRNILPDMNHVDAPLLEYNINGTHQEDDVVDPNIALGPEDNGLELVVPEFNNNYTYLPLVNEQTMMPVDERPMLYGPNPNQELQFGSGYNFYNPSAVFVHNQEDDILHTQIEMNTQAPPHNSGFEEAPGGVLQPLGLLGNEDGVTGSELPQYQSGILSPLTDLDFDYGGFGDDFSWFGA
- the EIL3 gene encoding ETHYLENE-INSENSITIVE3-like 3 (ETHYLENE-INSENSITIVE3-like 3 (EIL3); FUNCTIONS IN: DNA binding, sequence-specific DNA binding transcription factor activity; INVOLVED IN: ethylene mediated signaling pathway, cellular response to sulfate starvation, regulation of sulfur metabolic process, regulation of transcription; LOCATED IN: nucleus; EXPRESSED IN: 23 plant structures; EXPRESSED DURING: 15 growth stages; CONTAINS InterPro DOMAIN/s: Ethylene insensitive 3 (InterPro:IPR006957); BEST Arabidopsis thaliana protein match is: Ethylene insensitive 3 family protein (TAIR:AT3G20770.1); Has 298 Blast hits to 298 proteins in 81 species: Archae - 0; Bacteria - 53; Metazoa - 2; Fungi - 1; Plants - 234; Viruses - 4; Other Eukaryotes - 4 (source: NCBI BLink).); the protein is MGDLAMSVADIRMENEPDDLASDNVAEIDVSDEEIDADDLERRMWKDRVRLKRIKERQKAGSQGAQTKETPKKISDQAQRKKMSRAQDGILKYMLKLMEVCKVRGFVYGIIPEKGKPVSGSSDNIRAWWKEKVKFDKNGPAAIAKYEEECLAFGKSDGNRNSQFVLQDLQDATLGSLLSSLMQHCDPPQRKYPLEKGTPPPWWPTGNEEWWVKLGLPKSQSPPYRKPHDLKKMWKVGVLTAVINHMLPDIAKIKRHVRQSKCLQDKMTAKESAIWLAVLNQEESLIQQPSSDNGNSNVTETHRRGNNADRRKPVVNSDSDYDVDGTEEASGSVSSKDSRRNQIQKEQPTAISHSVRDQDKAEKHRRRKRPRIRSGTVNRQEEEQPEAQQRNILPDMNHVDAPLLEYNINGTHQEDDVVDPNIALGPEDNGLELVVPEFNNNYTYLPLVNEQTMMPVDERPMLYGPNPNQELQFGSGYNFYNPSAVFVHNQEDDILHTQIEMNTQAPPHNSGFEEAPGGVLQPLGLLGNEDGVTGSELPQYQSGILSPLTDLDFDYGGFGDDFSWFGA